A genomic window from Arthrobacter sp. FW305-BF8 includes:
- a CDS encoding sensor histidine kinase, with amino-acid sequence MIHRWSIARRLFVANLLFMLALTAIVGTAVFVDARDHAYEEAGRRMGALATSIADNPLVLQAAGSGNPSAQLQPYALKVMADSGADFITIMAPDRTRWTHPLDEELGRPYIGSIEEALQGRVFTEITAGTLGPSVRTIAPAKDARGTVRALVAAGVTVNTVDVAISGRLPALLAVSGFLLAAGSLASWFLGRYLRRVTRGWGPEQLAQLFAYYESVLHSVREGVVLIDPAGRVVIYNDQAAELLGLEPREAEDDHAATPLLADLPLAPSLKELFESGRTAHDEIHLTRDGVLVVNQRPAVGPGSSAGRQRGPLFGTVATIRDRTEIESLGTELESMRTLSDALRAQTHEHANRLHTMVSLLELGRTDEALDFATKDLELSQQLTDDVVGSVQEPVLSALVMGKAAEAHERGVELVVEASGPALSGDLAVQDLVTVLGNLLDNAIDAAAEAPAPRRVELLVDTAGGSLDITVQDSGKGIDPTAVDDVFRYGFSTKTAGPFGRGLGLALVKQAVQRLAGTMSISNSSTGGARFHIALPATIASDTLLPDTFPPSTPPSSTIPSSTFPSSTAASSPPEEHA; translated from the coding sequence TCGCGAGGCGGCTGTTCGTCGCCAACCTGCTCTTTATGCTGGCCCTTACGGCCATCGTCGGCACGGCGGTCTTTGTAGACGCCAGGGACCATGCCTACGAGGAGGCCGGCCGGCGAATGGGCGCCCTCGCTACGTCCATTGCCGATAACCCGCTGGTTCTGCAGGCTGCCGGCTCCGGGAACCCCTCGGCGCAGCTGCAGCCGTACGCCCTGAAAGTCATGGCCGATTCCGGAGCGGATTTCATCACCATCATGGCGCCGGACCGGACGCGGTGGACGCACCCGCTTGACGAGGAGCTTGGCCGGCCCTACATCGGTTCGATCGAGGAGGCCCTCCAAGGACGGGTGTTCACCGAGATCACCGCCGGAACGCTGGGTCCGTCGGTGCGGACGATCGCCCCGGCCAAGGACGCCCGCGGCACGGTCCGCGCCCTCGTGGCAGCCGGGGTGACCGTCAATACCGTGGACGTGGCCATCTCTGGCAGGCTGCCGGCGCTGCTGGCCGTCTCAGGCTTCCTACTCGCGGCCGGATCGCTGGCGTCGTGGTTTCTTGGCCGCTACCTGCGGCGCGTGACAAGGGGGTGGGGTCCCGAGCAGCTGGCCCAGCTCTTCGCCTACTACGAATCGGTGCTGCACTCGGTCAGGGAAGGTGTCGTACTGATCGACCCGGCCGGAAGGGTGGTCATCTACAACGACCAGGCGGCCGAACTGCTGGGGCTGGAGCCGCGGGAAGCTGAGGACGATCACGCGGCCACGCCATTGCTCGCCGACCTGCCTTTGGCCCCCAGTCTCAAGGAACTCTTCGAGTCGGGACGCACGGCCCACGACGAAATCCACCTCACGCGTGACGGCGTGCTGGTGGTTAACCAGCGGCCGGCAGTGGGGCCGGGATCCTCCGCCGGACGGCAGCGGGGCCCGCTGTTCGGCACCGTTGCCACTATCCGCGACCGCACGGAGATCGAATCCCTGGGCACCGAGCTTGAGAGCATGCGGACGCTTTCCGATGCCCTCCGTGCGCAGACCCACGAGCACGCAAACCGCCTTCACACCATGGTCTCCCTGCTGGAGCTGGGCCGGACTGATGAGGCCCTCGACTTTGCCACGAAGGACCTGGAGCTGAGCCAGCAACTGACGGACGACGTGGTCGGTTCAGTCCAGGAGCCGGTGCTGAGCGCACTGGTCATGGGCAAGGCAGCCGAGGCCCACGAGCGCGGCGTCGAGCTGGTGGTCGAGGCGTCCGGGCCGGCCCTCAGCGGAGACTTGGCCGTACAGGACCTGGTCACCGTCCTTGGCAATCTGCTGGACAATGCCATCGACGCTGCCGCCGAGGCCCCCGCACCACGGCGGGTGGAGCTGCTGGTGGACACGGCGGGCGGGAGCCTTGACATCACCGTGCAGGATTCGGGCAAAGGCATTGACCCAACAGCTGTGGACGACGTGTTCCGCTACGGTTTCAGCACCAAGACGGCCGGGCCGTTCGGGCGGGGCCTCGGCCTGGCGCTGGTGAAACAGGCCGTGCAGCGCCTGGCCGGTACCATGAGCATCAGCAACTCGAGCACCGGCGGGGCGCGCTTCCACATCGCGCTTCCGGCCACGATCGCTTCGGACACATTGCTCCCAGACACCTTTCCACCTAGCACACCGCCGTCCAGCACAATTCCATCCAGCACATTCCCGTCCAGCACGGCCGCATCGAGCCCCCCGGAGGAGCACGCGTGA